Below is a window of Pseudodesulfovibrio senegalensis DNA.
ACCCCCTACCCGTCAAGCACTTTTTCAAAAAAAAAGCAGGCATTTTTGCTCAAAAACGATAAGCTGTTGTTTTTGTTACTTTTTGAAAAATCAAACCGTGCATCTATTTTTCATCTCGCAACGAACGCAGTGTAAAACTGCGCGTTTCGTCCCGGCAAAGCAATGCAGACGTGCGGTTTATCCGTAGACAAGGGGCAGGATGAAGCCGAGCCATGCACTCATGATCACGGCGCCCGCCACGTTCAGGAATGCGCCGAGCACCAGCATGGCGCGCAGCCGGGCTCCGGGCATCTCCCCGAAGGCCAGCGCATTGGAGGGCGTGGCCACCGGAGTCATGAACGCGCAGGTGGAGGCCACGGAAACCGCAATCATGAGCGGCAGGGGGTCCAGCGCGTGCGCCTGGGCAGCCACGTGCACCACCATGAAGAACCCGGCCACCACCACGGTGTTGCTCAATATTTCGGTGAGGAAGATAACGCACAGCACGGAAAGGAACATCACCAGCCAGCCGGGCATGGGCAGGGAAAGGCCCTGGCGAGCGTATTCGGCGGCCAGTTCGTCCAGTCCCAGAAGGTGTGCCCCCGTGAAAACCAGCACCAGCAGGCCGAGGAACAGCAATCCGCGACCGGGAACGCCGCTCACGACATCCCTTGGCGCAAGCAAGGGCTTTTCTCCACGCACGCGCCACAGGAACAACAGCCACAGGAACACGAGGCTGAACAGGCCGCACGCCAGCGGGGACCATGCGACAATCTCCGGAAACACGGCCCGGGCCAGCGCCTCCAGCATCCAGAAGCCCATGAACAGCAGGAACAGCCCCACCCCGCGCTTCTGCCTCGCGTCCGGATCGCACGAATGGCGCACGCAGCGCATGGTCAGGCGCAATCTGCCGGCCCCGGAGGGCAGGCCCAGCACCCCGGCCGTGAACCACGCGGCCACGACCATGAGCACCACCAGCGGCAGGGACCACAGAAACCAGTTGAAAAAGGTGATGGATTCGCGGCCCGGAACGTTGAGCACGTCCAGAGCCACCAGCAGCACGGCATTGGCCGGGGTTCCGATCATGGTGGCCATGCCGCCGATGCCCGCGCCGTATATGGCGGAAATCATGAGCGGGGTGGTCATGTCGCCCACGCCCTGATCCCGAAAGTCCGTATCCAGGGAACAGAGCACGGGCAAAAGCGTCAGCACGGTGATGGCGTTGGGGATGAACGCGGACAGCGCAGCGGCCGCGCCTATTATATATAGTATAAGAAGGCGGGGGTTGCCCCGGCTGCGGCGCAGGGCCCAGAACACGAATGCGTCCGTGGCCCGGGTCACGACCATGAGCCGATACACGAGATAGCCGCCGCAGAACAGCAGCACCAAAGGCAAGCGTTGCAACGCGCTGGCCGCTATGGCCGAAAAAGCACTCTCCACAGGAACTCCAAAAAGCTCGCGGTCCGGCACCCGCCTCATGTCCATACCGCTGTTGCTGCCGGAACATATCACATCCATCAAGGCATGAACACGAACTTTTTTGCTCTGCTTCCCGCAGAACCGGCTTTTTTCGCGCACGCACATCCGCCTGTTTTCATCCTTTGGGTCTTGGGATATACCTACCCTTCGACACGTAAACCCCAACCCGGAAAATCATGGCCGAATTCGTACATCTTCACGTCCACACGGAATACAGCCTGCTCGACGGAGCCATCCGCATCAACGACCTTTGCCAGCAGGCCAAGGACCTCGGCATGCCCGCCGTGGCCATCACGGACCACGGCTCCATGTTCGGGGCGGTGACCTTTTACATGACCGCGCTGGACATGGGCATCAAGCCCATCATCGGCTGCGAGGTATATGTTGCACCCGGCGACGTGGACGACGAAGACGCCCACACACGCAAGGACAAGCCCGGCCGCTTCCATCTGGTGCTGCTGGCCAAGAACAATACCGGGTACAAGAACCTCATCAAACTGGTTTCCGAGGCGTACATCAACGGCTTCCACTACAAGCCGCGCGTGTGCAAGAACCTGCTGAAGAAACATTCCGAAGGGCTTGTCTGCCTTTCGGCCTGCCTTGCGGGCGAAGTGCCCCGCATGCTCATGAACGAGGGCCTGGAAGCGGGTTGCGACATGGCCCGCCAATATGCGGACATCTTTCCGGGCAACTTCTATCTTGAACTGCAGTCCAACGGCATCAAGGAACAGGAACGGCTCAACGAACTGCTCATCCAATGCGCGGAAAAGACCGGACTGCCGCTGGTGGCCACCAACGATTGCCATTACCTCACGGCCGACGACTACGAGGCCCACGACCTGCTGCTGTGCATCCAGACACAGACCACCGTGGATGCGGAAAAACGCATGCGCATGGATACGCAGGAGTTGTATTTCAAGACGCCCGAGGAAATGGAGCGCGCCTTTGCGCACGTGCCCGAAGCCATAGAAAACACCCAGCGCATCGCGGAGATGTGCAACCTTGAAATCGAGCTGGGCAACTACTCCTTCCCCACCTACGAGCTGCCTGAAGGTGTTTCCCTCGATCAGGAATTCGACCGTCTGTGCCGCGAGGGGCTCAAGAAGCGCATCGAGGCCGCACCCTATGAGGTGGACGAAAAAAAATACTGGGACCGGCTCGAGTACGAACTGGGCGTGATCAACGAGATGGGCTTTCCCGCCTATTTCCTCATCGTGCAGGACTTCATCAACTGGGCCAAGGACAACCGCATTCCCGTGGGTCCGGGGCGCGGTTCCGCAGCCGGGTCCATCGTGGCCTGGTCCCTGCGCATCACCAACCTCGACCCCCTGCCCTACGACCTGCTGTTCGAGCGCTTCCTGAACGTGGAACGCGTGTCCATGCCGGATATCGACGTGGACTTCTGCGAACGCCGCCGCCTTGAGGTGGTGCGCTACACCGCGGAAAAATACGGCCACGACCACGTGGCCCAGATCACCACCTACGGCACCATGAAGGCCAAGGCCGCCATCAAGGACGTGGGCCGCGCGCTGGGCATGACCTTCGGCGAGACCGACCGCATCGCCAAGCTCATCCCCGACGACCCCGGGGTCATGGCCAAGTTGCTGGGCGTGGAAAAGGCCAAGATCACCGTGGCCAACGCGGCCAGGGGCGTGGTCGAACTGCGCGACATGGTCCGACAGGACCCCAAGGTGGCCAAGCTCATCGATATTTCCACAAGGCTGGAGGGGCTTTCGCGCCACGCCTCCACACACGCGGCGGGCGTGGTCATCTCGGAAAAGCCCATGACCGAATACCTTCCTCTCTACAAGGGGAAGAAGGGCGAAATCGTGACCCAGTACGACATGAAAAAGGTCGAAAAGGTCGGCCTGATCAAGTTCGACTTTCTGGGCCTGCGCACCATGACGGTCATCGAGGACTGCCTGGACATCATCCGCCTGCAGGGCAAGGAAGCGCCGGATCTGGACACCCTGACCATGGACGACCCCAAGACCTACGAAATATACTCCCGCGGAGACACGGACGGCGTATTTCAGGTGGAATCGTCCGGCATGCGCAAGTATCTTCGGATGTTGCGGCCGGACTGCTTTGAAGACATCGTGGCAATGCTCGCCCTGTACCGGCCCGGCCCGCTGGGCATGATCGGTTCCCACGGCGTGTCCATGGTCGATGAATTCATCATGCGCAAGCACGGGGAAATCGAGGTCACCTACCCGCATCCTTCCCTGGAGGAAACGCTCAAGCCCACGTACGGCGTCATGGTCTATCAGGAGCAGGTCATGGCCACGGCAATGGTCATCGCCAACTACTCGCTGGGCGAGGGCGACCTGCTGCGCCGCGCCATGGGTAAGAAGATTGCCGAGGAAATGGCCAAGCAGCGCTCCCGGTTCCTTGAAGGCTCGCGCGAAAACAAGATCAACGACGCCGTGGCCAACGAAATTTTCGACACCATGGAAAAATTCGCGGCCTACGGCTTCAACAAATCGCACTCGGCCGCCTACGCACTGGTGTCCTATTACACGGCCTATCTCAAGGCGCACTTCCCGGTGGAATTCATGGCCGCGCTCATGAGCACGGAAATGAACAACACCGAAAAAATCATCATGTACGTCAACGCCTGTCGCGACATGGACATCGAGGTGCAGCCGCCCAACATCAACGCGGGCATCGCGCGCTTTTCCGTGAAGGACGGCAACATCCTCTTTGCCATGGCCGCCATCAAGAACGTGGGCGAGGAAGCCATCGACGAAATCGTTGTCGAACGCGACAAGGGCGGCCCGTTCGCGGACATTTTCGATTTCTGCGAACGCATCAACCTCAAGCGCGTGACCAAACGCGTGCTGGAATCGCTGATCAAGGCCGGAGCCATGGACTGCTTCGACTGCTCGCGCGCCGCCCTGAGCGAGGATCTGGAAAAGGCCGTGGCTCTTGGCCAGAAAAAGGCCAAGGACAAGGAATCCGGCATGCTCAACATGCTGGACATGCTGGGCGGGGGAGCCGAAAGCGACGACTGCGATGCGGCCAACAGCTGCCGTCCCCAGCCCTCGGACACGCCGGAATGGGACGAACGGGACAAGCTGCAGCAGGAAAAGGACGTTTTGGGCTTTTTCCTTTCCGGGCATCCGTTGCTGGCCTACCGCCACGAGATCCGCCGCCTGCGTCTGAACACCATCGAGCAGTGCAAGGCCATGGGCAACGGCTCGCCCGTGCGCGTGGCCGTGATCGTCCCAAGCTACAAGCCGCACATGACCAAAAAGGGCGACATGATGGCCTTTTGCCAGATGGAGGACATGACCGGTTCCGGCGAAGTGACCATGCTGCCCAACGTGTATGCACAGGCCGGGGAACTGCTGGAGGGCGAACGCCCCCTGCTCATAGAGGGCAGGATCGACCTGCGCGAGGAACAGCCCGAAGACGCGCCAAAGCAGGCCAAGGTGCTGGCCGAAAAGGTCACGCTGCTGGCCAAGGCCGTTTCTGGCTCGGACCAACCCGTGTGCGTGTGGGCCAAGTCCGAAAAGGTCACGGACGAACGGCTCGGCAGGCTCAAGGACATCATCAAGCGATATCCTGGCGAAACCACGGTGCAGCTGCATCTGGTCACCGAGGATTCCGTGATCCAGCTACGGCTGGGCAACGGCTGGAAGGTGCTGCCCAACCGCGATTTCTGGTCCGAGGCCGAAGAATGGCAGAACGGCGATCTGGCGGGGAAAGCCTGACCGCCGCGTTGGGTACGCACAGGCCGAGGCTCCCGGCCAAGGCTGGATTGTCAACGGCCCCCATGGTATCTACTGCGCAATGAGTGACACCAAGGAAACCCTGCGCACATCCCTGCTGGCCCGGCGCTCCGCGCTTGCGCCCGAGGACGTCCGTGCAGCCAGCGTTGCCGTGGCCCACGCCATCCGCGCACTGCCGGAATGGAAAAACGCCCGCGAAGTTTTGCTCTACTGGCCCGTGCGCAACGAGGTGGACACGCGCTCCCTCATGGTGGAACTCTGGCAGCGCGGGGCCACGGTGCTGCTGCCCCGCTGCCGGCGCAACCATCCGGGCGTCATGGACATCGCCTGCGTGAACGGCGAACACGACCTCAGGCCCGGCATGTATTCCATCATGGAGCCGCATCAGGACCGTTGCCCGGCCCTTGAGGACTTCCAGCCCGATCTGGCCCTGATCCCGGGCGTGGGCTTTGATGCGGCGGGATACCGCCTCGGTTTCGGCGGCGGCTACTATGACCGGCTGCTGGCCGAACCCGGCATGGGCGACACCCTGTGTATCGGCCTGTGCCACGAATTCCAGCGCGTGAAAAAGCTGCCCGTGGAAACATGGGACAAACCCGTAAACCTGATCTGTTCCGAAAAGAGCATATGTCGAATATAGCCGTTTTCACCCACACCTTCGAAGCCGTTCCCAACGTTTCCTGCGCGTTCACTACCCGTTGCGGGGGCACGAGCGCAAATGAGTTCGCCTCGGCCAATCTTTCCTACGAGGTGGGCGACGAACAGGACACGGTCTACCACAACCGGGTGACCCTGCAAAAACAGCTCGGTTTCGTGCACTGGCAGGAATTGCGGCAGGTACATGGCGACGAGATCGTCTTTGACGGCGCACCCAGCGGTGCGGCACAGAAATCCCTGCGCGCCGGGGACGGGCTGGCCACCACGGACAAGCGCAACGCGCTCATGGTCAAGACCGCGGACTGCCAGCCGCTGTTGCTGACCCACCGCAGCGGCAACTATATCGCCGCCCTGCATGTGGGCTGGCGCGGCAACGTGCTCGGCTTTCCCGCCACCGGGGTCAAGCGGTTCTGCCTGCACTACAAGCTGAACCCCAAGGACGTCTTTGCGGTGCGCGGCCCGAGCCTCGGCCCCATTGCCGCGGAATTCACCAACTTCGCGCAGGAATTCCCGGCCACGTACAAAAGCTTTTTCGACCCGGACACCAACACCGTGGACCTGTGGGCTATGACTCGCGCCCAACTGCTGGCCGCAGGCGTTCCCGACGAAAACATCCACGGCCTGGACCTGTGCACCAAGACCCTGTCCGACTCGTTTTTCTCCTACCGCAACGCCCGCACCACCGGCCGACAGGCCGGACTCATCTGGATCAACTAGGAGCGCGACCCATGGGCATACTCACCAAAATCATCGCAGTGCTCGCGCTGGTCCTGTTCATCACCGGCCAGTTCACCCGGGACAAGCAAAAACGGGCCAAACGACGCCAGAACCTCACCAACATGCTGCTGGTGCTGCTCATCCTCATGGTCGCCTTTCTCATCGTCACGTCATTGAAGCAATAAAAAGGCCTCCGGCGGCCCAGGAACCTTTTGGAAAAGGTTCCTGGGAACCTCCAAAACTTTTTGGCGAGCGGCCCGGCCAGCGATGCTGACCGGGCCGCTGGTTGTTTGGTGGGGTAAATATACGAAGAATAATATGAAAAAAAGCATATCTCAACTTACGACAGCCTTCTTCTTCGTGCTCGTTCACAGGTTAACCTTAAAAATCGATTCAAACCAATCAAGCGGGACAGGGGCTTTCAGCCCTGATTCAATATGAGGTACTATCTGCTTAGTACGCCAATCATCGAAGGTGAAATCTTCCCACGTTTTAAGCTTGGGAAAGTGCTCTTCTTTCAGCATAAGAAAATATGTTACTGGTTCTGCACCGTGGCGATAAAATGTTTGTTTATGGAGGTGTTCGTTGATGTTCACAATTTTGGGGTGAAAAAAATCCCAAAAACTCACATACCCCATCTCAAAAAACAGCGAGTTGGTGGCCCACGGCCACTGCCGTTCTATCTCTGAATACCGTGCAGACAAAACAGCACCGCTCTCACAGATTGCCTTAAACGTTGACTCGGGGGTAGAGTGAAAAACTCGGCCTCTCAAGATTGGGGCCAGCCCATCATCGAAACTCCCGCAGTCGCGCGGTCTCAATTCTTTTGCTACCTTAAGCATGTAGTCTTCATACACCGTCTATAAAAAACTAGTCCATTTCAGCCAAAATCACCTGTCGTGGCTAAATCTTCGTCACAATCTTACCAGTTCCAATTTAAAACTTCTCTCTTTTTCATAGGCCTAGCCCAAACGTACTTTTGAAAAACGAAAAAACATAATACCCACCCGATAATCATACCACTGTTGGAAGTATCCGCTATTAGCTGGTCTAAGATGGGGAGACTTTACAAATTAGATTAAACAGCCGCCATTGCATCCGCAGGATGCAATGGCAGAGAAGGGATGCAAGGGACGTGTCCCTTGCCCGCCGGAGGCCTCTTTTTTCTACATATCCTGGCTGTCCAGGGTGATGGTAACCGGCCCCCAGTTGGTAAACTCAAGGAACATCTCGGCCCCGAACACGCCGGTGGCCACGTTGGCCGGGGCCTTGGCGCGGGCATCGGCAACAAAGCGATTGAACAGGGAATCGGCCAGCTTCGGTTCGCAGGCGTTGGTAAAGGAAGGCCTGCGGCCCTTGCGGCAGTCCGCATACAGGGTGAACTGCGAAACCAGCAGCAGATCCCCGGCCACATCCGCAAGGCTCAGGTTGAACCGGCCCTGATCGTCCGTGAAGATGCGCAGGTTCACGAGCTTGTCCAGCATCTTGTTCCAGATGGCCGAGCCGGGGAGAGCGTCAGTGTCCTCGCGGCCGAAGCCCACCAGCACCAGAAATCCCGCGCCGATCTCACCCGTGACCTCGTCGTCCACCAGCACGCGCGCCTCGGTCACGCGCTGAATGACCAGCCGCATCAGTCCTCCTCCCAATAGGTGGCCTTGGAGGATTCCTTTTCCGACACGCTGACCCACGCGAGCTGCACGTTTTCCGGCAGAGTGGACTTGAGCTCGCGGTAGATGTGCATGGCAAGATTCTCGGAGGAAGGGTTGATCTCGGTGAACGGCGGCACCTCGTTGAGATGCTTGTGGTCCAGCGTATCCAGCACGGCCTTGGTGTGCCGCTTCAGTTCCTTGAAATCCATGAGGTAATGAACGCGGTCGTCCAATTTTTCGCCCTGCACGCAAACCTCGACGCCGAAGTTGTGGCCATGCATGTGCTCACACTTGCCGCCATAGTTGCGCAACTGGTGCGACGAGGAAAAATCCTGCGTGATGGTCAGTTTCCATTTACCGGCCATGTTCTGCTCCCCGCGGTGCTACCGCTCGTATTCGTCCCGGCGCTTCAGGCGTCCATGCACCAGCTCCACCGGGTATTTCTTTTCGTTTTTCAAACACTTGGCCTTGGCCGCCTCCACGAGGTCGAACCCGAGCTCGTCGGCAATGCGCACCAGATACACGAGCACGTCCGCGCACTCGTCCGCAATGCGCTGCCTGCGGTCCGGCTCGGGGTTGCGGCTCTGCTCCTGCGTGAGCCACTGGAGCTGTTCGGCCAGTTCCCCGGCCTCGCCGCACAGGGCCAAGGCCAGATTCTTGGGCGACTGGAACGCGCCCCAATCCCGCTCGTCCACGAAAACGCGGACGGTCTCAGTCAGTTCTTTCAGTGAATCGCTCATGGGGGCGCATTGTCGGCCTTGTCCACTCGCCTGTCAACGGCTATGCTGCCCTTCATGCCCGGCCCTACCGGCCGCACGAGTACATGCAATAAGGAGATGACGCCCATGCGCATGCGATACATGATTTTGGTCCTGATACTGGTGACGGCCTGGGGCTGCGCGCCCAAGCTCAAGCTCTTTTCCTCGGCCACGGACCCGCTGGCCGAATACACCCTGCAGGGCGAGGGCGACGCCAAGATCGTGCTGGTCAACGTGAACGGATTTTTGCAGGACCAGCCCAGCAAAGGACTGCTGCGCTCCAAGCCCGGAGCCGTGCAGGAACTGGTCAGCCAGCTGCGCCGGGCCGCCAAGGATGAGGCGGTCAAGGCCGTGGTGGTCAAGATCAACTCGCCCGGCGGCACCACAACGGC
It encodes the following:
- a CDS encoding SLC13 family permease, with translation MDMRRVPDRELFGVPVESAFSAIAASALQRLPLVLLFCGGYLVYRLMVVTRATDAFVFWALRRSRGNPRLLILYIIGAAAALSAFIPNAITVLTLLPVLCSLDTDFRDQGVGDMTTPLMISAIYGAGIGGMATMIGTPANAVLLVALDVLNVPGRESITFFNWFLWSLPLVVLMVVAAWFTAGVLGLPSGAGRLRLTMRCVRHSCDPDARQKRGVGLFLLFMGFWMLEALARAVFPEIVAWSPLACGLFSLVFLWLLFLWRVRGEKPLLAPRDVVSGVPGRGLLFLGLLVLVFTGAHLLGLDELAAEYARQGLSLPMPGWLVMFLSVLCVIFLTEILSNTVVVAGFFMVVHVAAQAHALDPLPLMIAVSVASTCAFMTPVATPSNALAFGEMPGARLRAMLVLGAFLNVAGAVIMSAWLGFILPLVYG
- the dnaE gene encoding DNA polymerase III subunit alpha, whose translation is MAEFVHLHVHTEYSLLDGAIRINDLCQQAKDLGMPAVAITDHGSMFGAVTFYMTALDMGIKPIIGCEVYVAPGDVDDEDAHTRKDKPGRFHLVLLAKNNTGYKNLIKLVSEAYINGFHYKPRVCKNLLKKHSEGLVCLSACLAGEVPRMLMNEGLEAGCDMARQYADIFPGNFYLELQSNGIKEQERLNELLIQCAEKTGLPLVATNDCHYLTADDYEAHDLLLCIQTQTTVDAEKRMRMDTQELYFKTPEEMERAFAHVPEAIENTQRIAEMCNLEIELGNYSFPTYELPEGVSLDQEFDRLCREGLKKRIEAAPYEVDEKKYWDRLEYELGVINEMGFPAYFLIVQDFINWAKDNRIPVGPGRGSAAGSIVAWSLRITNLDPLPYDLLFERFLNVERVSMPDIDVDFCERRRLEVVRYTAEKYGHDHVAQITTYGTMKAKAAIKDVGRALGMTFGETDRIAKLIPDDPGVMAKLLGVEKAKITVANAARGVVELRDMVRQDPKVAKLIDISTRLEGLSRHASTHAAGVVISEKPMTEYLPLYKGKKGEIVTQYDMKKVEKVGLIKFDFLGLRTMTVIEDCLDIIRLQGKEAPDLDTLTMDDPKTYEIYSRGDTDGVFQVESSGMRKYLRMLRPDCFEDIVAMLALYRPGPLGMIGSHGVSMVDEFIMRKHGEIEVTYPHPSLEETLKPTYGVMVYQEQVMATAMVIANYSLGEGDLLRRAMGKKIAEEMAKQRSRFLEGSRENKINDAVANEIFDTMEKFAAYGFNKSHSAAYALVSYYTAYLKAHFPVEFMAALMSTEMNNTEKIIMYVNACRDMDIEVQPPNINAGIARFSVKDGNILFAMAAIKNVGEEAIDEIVVERDKGGPFADIFDFCERINLKRVTKRVLESLIKAGAMDCFDCSRAALSEDLEKAVALGQKKAKDKESGMLNMLDMLGGGAESDDCDAANSCRPQPSDTPEWDERDKLQQEKDVLGFFLSGHPLLAYRHEIRRLRLNTIEQCKAMGNGSPVRVAVIVPSYKPHMTKKGDMMAFCQMEDMTGSGEVTMLPNVYAQAGELLEGERPLLIEGRIDLREEQPEDAPKQAKVLAEKVTLLAKAVSGSDQPVCVWAKSEKVTDERLGRLKDIIKRYPGETTVQLHLVTEDSVIQLRLGNGWKVLPNRDFWSEAEEWQNGDLAGKA
- a CDS encoding 5-formyltetrahydrofolate cyclo-ligase, giving the protein MSDTKETLRTSLLARRSALAPEDVRAASVAVAHAIRALPEWKNAREVLLYWPVRNEVDTRSLMVELWQRGATVLLPRCRRNHPGVMDIACVNGEHDLRPGMYSIMEPHQDRCPALEDFQPDLALIPGVGFDAAGYRLGFGGGYYDRLLAEPGMGDTLCIGLCHEFQRVKKLPVETWDKPVNLICSEKSICRI
- a CDS encoding polyphenol oxidase family protein, which gives rise to MSNIAVFTHTFEAVPNVSCAFTTRCGGTSANEFASANLSYEVGDEQDTVYHNRVTLQKQLGFVHWQELRQVHGDEIVFDGAPSGAAQKSLRAGDGLATTDKRNALMVKTADCQPLLLTHRSGNYIAALHVGWRGNVLGFPATGVKRFCLHYKLNPKDVFAVRGPSLGPIAAEFTNFAQEFPATYKSFFDPDTNTVDLWAMTRAQLLAAGVPDENIHGLDLCTKTLSDSFFSYRNARTTGRQAGLIWIN
- the dtd gene encoding D-aminoacyl-tRNA deacylase; this translates as MRLVIQRVTEARVLVDDEVTGEIGAGFLVLVGFGREDTDALPGSAIWNKMLDKLVNLRIFTDDQGRFNLSLADVAGDLLLVSQFTLYADCRKGRRPSFTNACEPKLADSLFNRFVADARAKAPANVATGVFGAEMFLEFTNWGPVTITLDSQDM
- the queD gene encoding 6-carboxytetrahydropterin synthase QueD; amino-acid sequence: MAGKWKLTITQDFSSSHQLRNYGGKCEHMHGHNFGVEVCVQGEKLDDRVHYLMDFKELKRHTKAVLDTLDHKHLNEVPPFTEINPSSENLAMHIYRELKSTLPENVQLAWVSVSEKESSKATYWEED
- a CDS encoding MazG-like family protein, which gives rise to MSDSLKELTETVRVFVDERDWGAFQSPKNLALALCGEAGELAEQLQWLTQEQSRNPEPDRRQRIADECADVLVYLVRIADELGFDLVEAAKAKCLKNEKKYPVELVHGRLKRRDEYER